The Dehalobacter sp. genome window below encodes:
- a CDS encoding IMP dehydrogenase, producing MATYFDEPSHTFGEYLLVPGYSSADCTPTNVSLKTPVVKYKKGEESSINMNIPLVSAIMQSVSDDKMAIALAREGGISFIYCSQPIDTQAQMIARVKNYKAGFVTSDSNITPDSTLANILALKAKTDHSTVAVTSDGTATGKLLGLVTTRDYRVSRMSKDTKVKEFMTKFEDLICGSDQITLSEANDIIWDHK from the coding sequence ATGGCCACATATTTTGATGAACCGTCCCATACTTTTGGAGAATATTTATTAGTACCCGGGTATTCTTCGGCAGACTGTACCCCGACAAATGTAAGTCTGAAGACTCCCGTTGTAAAATACAAAAAAGGTGAGGAATCTTCCATTAATATGAATATTCCTCTGGTATCGGCAATCATGCAGTCTGTTTCGGACGATAAAATGGCAATCGCTCTGGCAAGAGAAGGCGGCATTTCGTTTATTTATTGTTCTCAGCCGATTGATACCCAGGCCCAGATGATTGCGCGGGTCAAAAACTATAAGGCAGGTTTTGTGACCAGTGATTCCAATATAACCCCGGACAGCACGCTGGCGAACATCTTGGCCCTGAAAGCCAAAACGGACCATTCTACAGTGGCTGTGACCTCGGACGGCACAGCTACAGGTAAGCTGCTGGGTCTTGTTACGACCAGAGATTACCGTGTCAGCAGAATGTCCAAAGATACGAAAGTCAAAGAATTCATGACAAAGTTTGAGGATCTGATCTGCGGAAGTGATCAGATCACCCTGAGTGAAGCCAACGATATTATTTGGGACCATAAGC
- a CDS encoding ABC transporter ATP-binding protein/permease, with product MGLGRVRFIDDSVELPKITGKMLGRIFRYFLPYWKQTIVIILSLVISALLGLVPPLATRSILDEALPQHDMKYLTILMVVAIGAAILSGLLMVGQNYLKTLIARNIIYKMKNQMFEHIQHMSLRFFSAVKPGEIITRMNSDINGVQEMLNSTIINTLNSTLTLVTTAAALISMNWKLAIVGIVIVPLFVIPTRKVGKVRWKIVSQTQAKVDELNQILQETFGISGSILMKIFTKEKADYAKFEKVNREESRLRMKESLAGQWFTMTISIFTFIGPMFIYFFGGYLYMQREITVGEIVAFVALLTRLYTPAAQLSNIHINVVRSFALFQRIFDYFDQPLEIVDRDKAKTIVSAVGQVDFEHVSFSYDHKIPVLRDISFSVTPGTMVALVGPSGAGKTTITNLIPRLYDVIDGCVKIDGEDIRDLTLQSLRRQIGIVMQEPYLFNDTIEANLKYARENATEEETMEACRAANIHNFIMMLPDKYQTVVGNRGIKLSGGEKQRISIARVILKDPRIIIFDEATSSLDSVSELYIQKAMVPLLRGKTSFIIAHRLSTVLAADQILVVEKGRITEVGKHADLLLRDGIYKKLYDTQFKNQTI from the coding sequence ATGGGGCTTGGCAGGGTGCGTTTTATCGATGATTCAGTGGAACTGCCGAAGATCACGGGAAAAATGCTGGGCAGGATCTTTCGCTATTTTCTTCCGTACTGGAAACAAACCATCGTGATCATCCTGTCCCTGGTCATTTCAGCGCTGCTTGGACTCGTACCGCCCTTAGCGACCCGGAGTATTTTAGATGAGGCTTTGCCTCAGCACGATATGAAGTACCTGACGATTCTGATGGTGGTTGCCATCGGGGCAGCTATCTTAAGCGGTTTGCTGATGGTCGGACAGAATTATCTCAAAACCTTGATTGCCCGGAATATCATCTATAAAATGAAAAACCAGATGTTTGAGCATATCCAGCATATGTCCCTGCGTTTTTTCTCGGCGGTCAAACCGGGTGAAATCATCACGCGGATGAACAGCGATATCAATGGCGTCCAGGAAATGCTGAACAGCACGATCATCAATACGCTTAATAGTACCCTGACGCTTGTCACCACAGCAGCGGCGCTGATCTCCATGAACTGGAAGCTGGCGATTGTCGGCATCGTGATCGTTCCGCTTTTTGTCATACCGACGCGCAAGGTCGGTAAAGTCAGATGGAAGATTGTATCCCAGACTCAGGCCAAGGTCGATGAACTGAACCAGATTTTACAGGAGACGTTCGGCATCAGCGGTTCGATCTTGATGAAAATTTTTACCAAAGAAAAAGCGGATTATGCCAAATTCGAAAAAGTCAACCGGGAAGAATCCCGTCTGCGGATGAAAGAGTCTTTAGCCGGACAATGGTTTACGATGACCATCAGCATTTTTACCTTTATCGGGCCGATGTTTATCTATTTTTTTGGCGGTTACCTCTATATGCAGAGGGAAATCACCGTCGGGGAAATTGTGGCTTTTGTAGCGCTGCTGACCAGGCTTTATACCCCTGCAGCCCAGCTGTCAAATATCCATATCAATGTTGTCCGTTCGTTCGCTTTGTTTCAGCGGATTTTCGATTATTTTGACCAGCCGCTCGAGATTGTGGACCGTGATAAAGCGAAAACCATCGTTTCGGCTGTCGGTCAAGTTGATTTTGAACACGTTTCCTTTTCGTATGACCATAAAATACCTGTTCTCCGGGATATCAGCTTCTCCGTTACCCCCGGAACCATGGTCGCACTGGTCGGGCCGAGCGGGGCAGGTAAGACAACCATCACGAATCTGATCCCAAGACTGTACGATGTCATAGACGGCTGTGTCAAAATTGACGGAGAAGATATCAGGGACCTGACACTTCAGTCGCTGCGCAGACAAATCGGCATTGTGATGCAGGAGCCTTATTTATTTAATGATACAATTGAAGCAAATCTAAAATACGCCCGGGAGAATGCCACAGAAGAAGAAACGATGGAAGCCTGCAGGGCGGCCAATATTCACAATTTTATCATGATGCTGCCGGACAAATACCAGACCGTTGTCGGAAACAGGGGAATCAAGCTGTCAGGAGGGGAGAAGCAGCGGATCTCGATTGCCCGCGTCATCCTGAAGGATCCCCGGATCATTATCTTTGATGAAGCAACTTCTTCCCTGGATTCGGTGTCGGAGCTGTACATTCAAAAAGCAATGGTTCCGCTGCTGAGAGGGAAGACAAGCTTTATTATTGCCCACAGGCTTTCCACGGTACTGGCTGCCGACCAGATCCTTGTCGTAGAAAAAGGCCGGATCACGGAAGTGGGAAAACACGCGGACTTATTGTTACGGGACGGGATCTATAAAAAGCTGTATGATACACAGTTCAAGAACCAGACAATATAA
- a CDS encoding cysteine synthase family protein: MYDNILETIGHTPLVRINRLNPKPHVALYAKLEGFNPTGSIKDRIALKMIEQAEACGSLVPGKTIIEPTSGNTGIGLAMIGTVKGYKVEIVMSEAVSVERRKMIEAFGARTILTDPSEGTDGAIRRAHELCRMYPEKYFMPNQFSNEYNKLAHYYTTAHEIWEETDGKVTHYVSALGTSGTLMGVGMGLKDKNPAVQIIEAHPEKGHYIQGLKNMEEAIVPEIYDPSKIDRTVMIESEAAFAMARAIVLQEGIFVGMSSGAAMIAALECIKDIEEGLIVVLFADRGEKYLSTNLFNLAE, translated from the coding sequence GTGTACGATAATATTCTTGAGACCATTGGACATACTCCGCTGGTCCGGATTAACAGATTAAATCCGAAGCCGCACGTTGCGCTGTACGCAAAGCTGGAGGGTTTTAATCCGACTGGAAGCATCAAAGACCGCATTGCCTTAAAAATGATTGAGCAAGCCGAAGCGTGCGGCTCGCTTGTCCCCGGCAAGACCATTATTGAGCCGACTTCCGGAAACACAGGGATTGGCCTCGCCATGATCGGCACAGTCAAAGGATATAAGGTAGAAATTGTGATGAGCGAAGCCGTATCCGTGGAGCGCCGCAAAATGATTGAAGCTTTTGGTGCTAGGACAATCCTGACCGACCCATCCGAGGGAACTGATGGAGCGATCCGCAGAGCGCATGAGCTCTGCAGGATGTATCCAGAGAAATATTTCATGCCGAACCAATTCTCAAACGAATACAATAAGCTCGCCCATTATTATACGACTGCGCATGAAATATGGGAGGAAACCGACGGAAAAGTCACTCACTACGTTTCCGCACTCGGTACCTCTGGGACGCTCATGGGCGTTGGCATGGGTCTGAAGGACAAAAATCCTGCGGTTCAAATTATTGAAGCCCACCCTGAAAAAGGCCATTATATTCAGGGTCTTAAAAACATGGAAGAAGCTATCGTACCGGAAATCTATGATCCCAGCAAGATAGACCGGACAGTCATGATCGAATCTGAAGCCGCCTTTGCCATGGCCAGAGCCATCGTTCTCCAGGAAGGCATCTTTGTCGGCATGAGCAGCGGAGCCGCAATGATTGCAGCTTTAGAATGCATCAAAGATATCGAGGAAGGATTGATTGTGGTCCTGTTTGCCGACCGCGGGGAAAAATATCTGAGTACGAATCTATTTAATTTAGCTGAATAA